A stretch of Lactuca sativa cultivar Salinas chromosome 6, Lsat_Salinas_v11, whole genome shotgun sequence DNA encodes these proteins:
- the LOC111890500 gene encoding glucan endo-1,3-beta-glucosidase 11: protein MEDSKLALLFTGFLLPVLVASVGINYGQIANNLPSPEHVVPLVKAIGATRVKLYDADPKVLKAFANTGVEFIVGLGNEYLSKMTDPANAQAWVKANVQCYLPATKITSIAVGNEVLTFNDTSLSGCLLPAMQSVHTALVNLKLDSQVTVTTAHSVAILQSSYPPSTGAFRQDLKGCIAPILDFLSKTCSPFLINAYPFFAYKADPKQVSLDFVLFQPNAGIVDPGTKLHYDNMLFAQIDAVYAALSSLGYKKLPVQISETGWPSKGDEDEIGASPENAKKYNGNLLKLINQKKGTPARPNSDLNIFVFAMFNENMKPGPTSERNYGLFKPDGTPSYGLGFSGIAVSSGNSTSTGSGSSSSSSSSGTNGPSIYLSPPANSSSGYLAISSSTERFAWSTWAMLGMGFMSMAAY, encoded by the exons ATGGAAGATTCAAAGCTTGCTCTTCTATTTACTG GGTTTTTATTGCCTGTGTTGGTGGCTTCGGTAGGGATAAACTATGGACAGATCGCTAACAATCTTCCTTCACCGGAGCATGTGGTTCCGTTGGTAAAAGCCATTGGTGCCACTAGAGTGAAGCTCTATGATGCTGATCCTAAAGTGCTGAAAGCTTTTGCAAACACTGGGGTTGAGTTTATTGTGGGGTTAGGTAATGAGTACCTTTCGAAGATGACAGATCCAGCTAATGCTCAAGCTTGGGTGAAGGCTAATGTTCAGTGTTACCTCCCGGCGACTAAAATCACCTCCATTGCTGTCGGAAATGAAGTATTGACTTTCAATGATACTTCTCTGTCTGGATGTTTGCTTCCGGCGATGCAGAGTGTACATACTGCTCTTGTGAATCTGAAATTAGACAGTCAGGTTACTGTTACCACTGCACATTCTGTTGCTATTCTTCAATCTTCGTATCCTCCATCGACGGGAGCTTTCCGGCAAGATCTGAAAGGATGTATCGCTCCGATCTTAGATTTCCTCTCGAAAACGTGCTCTCCATTCCTCATCAATGCTTATCCGTTCTTCGCGTACAAAGCTGATCCGAAGCAAGTTTCGCTTGATTTCGTTCTGTTTCAACCTAATGCTGGAATCGTTGATCCAGGTACCAAATTGCATTACGATAACATGTTGTTCGCTCAGATCGATGCGGTCTACGCCGCTCTATCCTCCCTAGGTTACAAGAAGCTCCCGGTTCAGATCTCGGAGACTGGATGGCCGTCGAAAGGAGACGAAGATGAAATTGGAGCGTCACCGGAAAACGCGAAAAAGTACAACGGAAACCTCTTGAAGCTAATCAATCAGAAGAAAGGAACTCCAGCGAGACCTAATTCCGATTTAAACATCTTCGTGTTTGCTATGTTCAACGAGAACATGAAACCTGGACCGACATCGGAAAGGAACTACGGCTTATTTAAACCCGACGGAACTCCGTCGTATGGTTTAGGATTCTCCGGAATCGCGGTTTCCAGTGGCAATTCCACAAGCACAGGTAGTGGTAGtagtagcagcagcagcagctCCGGAACGAATGGACCTTCGATATACTTATCGCCGCCGGCGAACTCATCGAGTGGATACCTGGCTATTTCGTCGTCGACG GAAAGATTTGCTTGGAGCACGTGGGCAATGTTGGGCATGGGGTTCATGTCAATGGCAGCGTATTGA